A window of the Chiloscyllium plagiosum isolate BGI_BamShark_2017 chromosome 13, ASM401019v2, whole genome shotgun sequence genome harbors these coding sequences:
- the LOC122556205 gene encoding stress-associated endoplasmic reticulum protein 1 — MVAKQRIRMANEKHSKNITQRGNVPKSSKTAPDEKSSVGPWLLALFIFVVCGSAIFQIIQSIRMGM, encoded by the exons ATGGTGGCCAAACAGAGAATCCGGATGGCAAACGAGAAACACAGTAAGAACATCACGCAACGAGGGAATGTTCCCAAAAGTTCA AAAACAGCACCAGATGAAAAATCATCAGTTGGTCCCTGGCTGTTGGCACTTTTCATTTTTGTTGTTTGTGGATCAG CTATCTTCCAGATTATTCAAAGTATCCGGATGGGCATGTGA